The Canis lupus dingo isolate Sandy chromosome 8, ASM325472v2, whole genome shotgun sequence genome has a segment encoding these proteins:
- the PRMT5 gene encoding protein arginine N-methyltransferase 5 isoform X2: protein MAAMAVGGAGGSRVSSGRDLNCVPEIADTLGAVAKQGFDFLCMPVFHPRFKREFTQEPAKNRPGPQTRSDLLLSGRDWNTLIVGKLSPWIRPDSKVEKIRRNSEAAMLQELNFGAYLGLPAFLLPLNQEDNTNLARVLTNHIHTGHHSSMFWMRVPLVAPEDLRDDIIENAPSTHTEEYSGEEKTWMWWHNFRTLCDYSKRIAVALEIGADLPSNHVIDRWLGEPIKAAILPTSIFLTNKKGFPVLSKMHQRLIFRLLKLEVQFIITGTNHHSEKEFCSYLQYLEYLSQNRPPPNAYELFAKGYEDYLQSPLQPLMDNLESQTYEVFEKDPIKYSQYQQAIYKCLLDRVPDEEKDTNIQVLMVLGAGRGPLVNASLRAAKQADRRIKLYAVEKNPNAVVTLENWQFEEWGSQVTVVSSDMREWVAPEKADIIVSELLGSFADNELSPECLDGAQHFLKDDGVSIPGEYTSFLAPISSSKLYNEVRACREKDRDPEAQFEMPYVVRLHNFHQLSAPQPCFTFSHPNRDPMIDNNRYCTLEFPVEVNTVLHGFAGYFETVLYQDITLSIRPETHSPGMFSWFPILFPIKQPITVREGQTICVRFWRCSNSKKVWYEWAVTAPVCSAIHNPTGRSYTIGL, encoded by the exons ATGGCGGCGATGGCGGTCGGAGGTGCCGGTGGGAGCCGCGTGTCCAGCGGGAGGGACCTGAACTGCGTGCCCGAAATAGCTGACACTTTGGGGGCTGTGGCCAAGCAGGG GTTTGATTTCCTCTGCATGCCTGTCTTCCACCCGCGTTTCAAGAGGGAGTTCACTCAGGAACCTGCTAAGAATCGGCCGGGCCCCCAGACACGATCAGACCTACTGCTGTCAGGAAGGG ACTGGAATACGCTAATTGTGGGAAAGCTTTCTCCATGGATTCGTCCAGACTCAAAAGTGGAGAAGATCCGCAGGAACTCTGAGGCG GCAATGTTACAGGAGCTGAATTTTGGGGCATATTTGGGTCTTCCAGCTTTCCTGTTGCCCCTAAATCAGGAAGATAACACAAACTTGGCCAGGGTTTTGACCAACCACATCCACACTGGCCACCACTCGTCCATG TTCTGGATGCGGGTACCCTTGGTGGCTCCAGAGGACCTGAGAGATGATATAATTGAGAATGCACCAAGTACACATACAGAGGAGTATAGTGGAGAGGAGAAGACATGGATGTG GTGGCACAACTTCAGGACCTTGTGTGACTATAGCAAGAGGATTGCAGTGG CTCTTGAAATTGGGGCTGACCTCCCATCTAATCATGTCATTGATCGTTGGCTTGGGGAGCCCATCAAAGCAGCCATTCTCCCCACCAGCATTTTCCTGACCAATAAGAAGGGATTTCCTGTTCTTTCTAAGATGCACCAGAGGCTGATCTTCCGGCTTCTCAAG TTGGAAGTGCAGTTCATCATCACAGGCACCAACCACCACTCAGAGAAGGAGTTCTGCTCTTATCTCCAGTACCTGGAATACCTGAGCCAGAACCGCCCTCCACCCAATGCCTATGAACTCTTTGCCAAGGGCTATGAAGACTATCTGCAGTCTCCACTCCAG CCACTGATGGACAATCTGGAATCTCAGACTTATGAAGTGTTTGAAAAGGACCCTATCAAATATTCTCAATATCAGCAG gccATCTATAAATGTCTGTTAGATCGAGTGCCAGATGAGGAGAAGGATACCAATATCCA GGTGCTAATGGTGCTGGGAGCAGGCCGGGGTCCCCTGGTGAACGCTTCCCTGCGGGCAGCCAAGCAGGCTGACCGGCGGATAAAGCTGTATGCTGTGGAGAAGAATCCAAATGCTGTGGTGAC GCTAGAGAACTGGCAATTTGAAGAATGGGGAAGCCAGGTGACAGTAGTCTCATCGGACATGCGGGAATGGGTGGCTCCAGAGAAGGCAGACATCATCGTCAGTGAGCTTCTAGGCTCCTTCGCTGACAATGAACTGTCACCTGAGTGCCTGGATGGAGCCCAACACTTCCTAAAAG ATGATGGTGTGAGCATCCCTGGGGAGTACACCTCCTTTCTGgctcccatctcctcctccaaGTTATACAATGAGGTCAGAGCCTGTCGAGAAAAGGACCGAGACCCTGAG GCCCAGTTCGAGATGCCTTATGTGGTGCGGCTGCACAACTTCCACCAGTTGTCTGCGCCCCAGCCCTGTTTCACCTTCAGCCATCCCAATAGAG ATCCTATGATTGACAACAACCGCTACTGCACCTTGGAGTTTCCCGTGGAGGTGAATACAGTGCTACATGGCTTTGCAGGCTACTTTGAGACTGTGCTTTATCAGGACATCACCCTAA GTATCCGTCCAGAAACTCACTCTCCTGGGATGTTCTCATGGTTTCCCATCCTCTTCCCCATCAAG
- the PRMT5 gene encoding protein arginine N-methyltransferase 5 isoform X3 → MRAPNSGTKRDRLVIPERQGFDFLCMPVFHPRFKREFTQEPAKNRPGPQTRSDLLLSGRVLSFLDGGSADWNTLIVGKLSPWIRPDSKVEKIRRNSEAAMLQELNFGAYLGLPAFLLPLNQEDNTNLARVLTNHIHTGHHSSMFWMRVPLVAPEDLRDDIIENAPSTHTEEYSGEEKTWMWWHNFRTLCDYSKRIAVALEIGADLPSNHVIDRWLGEPIKAAILPTSIFLTNKKGFPVLSKMHQRLIFRLLKLEVQFIITGTNHHSEKEFCSYLQYLEYLSQNRPPPNAYELFAKGYEDYLQSPLQPLMDNLESQTYEVFEKDPIKYSQYQQAIYKCLLDRVPDEEKDTNIQVLMVLGAGRGPLVNASLRAAKQADRRIKLYAVEKNPNAVVTLENWQFEEWGSQVTVVSSDMREWVAPEKADIIVSELLGSFADNELSPECLDGAQHFLKDDGVSIPGEYTSFLAPISSSKLYNEVRACREKDRDPEAQFEMPYVVRLHNFHQLSAPQPCFTFSHPNRDPMIDNNRYCTLEFPVEVNTVLHGFAGYFETVLYQDITLSIRPETHSPGMFSWFPILFPIKQPITVREGQTICVRFWRCSNSKKVWYEWAVTAPVCSAIHNPTGRSYTIGL, encoded by the exons ATGCGGGCTCCGAACTCGGGGACGAAGAGGGACAGACTAGTCATCCCCGaaaggcaggg GTTTGATTTCCTCTGCATGCCTGTCTTCCACCCGCGTTTCAAGAGGGAGTTCACTCAGGAACCTGCTAAGAATCGGCCGGGCCCCCAGACACGATCAGACCTACTGCTGTCAGGAAGGG ttttgtctttcttGGATGGGGGGAGTGCAGACTGGAATACGCTAATTGTGGGAAAGCTTTCTCCATGGATTCGTCCAGACTCAAAAGTGGAGAAGATCCGCAGGAACTCTGAGGCG GCAATGTTACAGGAGCTGAATTTTGGGGCATATTTGGGTCTTCCAGCTTTCCTGTTGCCCCTAAATCAGGAAGATAACACAAACTTGGCCAGGGTTTTGACCAACCACATCCACACTGGCCACCACTCGTCCATG TTCTGGATGCGGGTACCCTTGGTGGCTCCAGAGGACCTGAGAGATGATATAATTGAGAATGCACCAAGTACACATACAGAGGAGTATAGTGGAGAGGAGAAGACATGGATGTG GTGGCACAACTTCAGGACCTTGTGTGACTATAGCAAGAGGATTGCAGTGG CTCTTGAAATTGGGGCTGACCTCCCATCTAATCATGTCATTGATCGTTGGCTTGGGGAGCCCATCAAAGCAGCCATTCTCCCCACCAGCATTTTCCTGACCAATAAGAAGGGATTTCCTGTTCTTTCTAAGATGCACCAGAGGCTGATCTTCCGGCTTCTCAAG TTGGAAGTGCAGTTCATCATCACAGGCACCAACCACCACTCAGAGAAGGAGTTCTGCTCTTATCTCCAGTACCTGGAATACCTGAGCCAGAACCGCCCTCCACCCAATGCCTATGAACTCTTTGCCAAGGGCTATGAAGACTATCTGCAGTCTCCACTCCAG CCACTGATGGACAATCTGGAATCTCAGACTTATGAAGTGTTTGAAAAGGACCCTATCAAATATTCTCAATATCAGCAG gccATCTATAAATGTCTGTTAGATCGAGTGCCAGATGAGGAGAAGGATACCAATATCCA GGTGCTAATGGTGCTGGGAGCAGGCCGGGGTCCCCTGGTGAACGCTTCCCTGCGGGCAGCCAAGCAGGCTGACCGGCGGATAAAGCTGTATGCTGTGGAGAAGAATCCAAATGCTGTGGTGAC GCTAGAGAACTGGCAATTTGAAGAATGGGGAAGCCAGGTGACAGTAGTCTCATCGGACATGCGGGAATGGGTGGCTCCAGAGAAGGCAGACATCATCGTCAGTGAGCTTCTAGGCTCCTTCGCTGACAATGAACTGTCACCTGAGTGCCTGGATGGAGCCCAACACTTCCTAAAAG ATGATGGTGTGAGCATCCCTGGGGAGTACACCTCCTTTCTGgctcccatctcctcctccaaGTTATACAATGAGGTCAGAGCCTGTCGAGAAAAGGACCGAGACCCTGAG GCCCAGTTCGAGATGCCTTATGTGGTGCGGCTGCACAACTTCCACCAGTTGTCTGCGCCCCAGCCCTGTTTCACCTTCAGCCATCCCAATAGAG ATCCTATGATTGACAACAACCGCTACTGCACCTTGGAGTTTCCCGTGGAGGTGAATACAGTGCTACATGGCTTTGCAGGCTACTTTGAGACTGTGCTTTATCAGGACATCACCCTAA GTATCCGTCCAGAAACTCACTCTCCTGGGATGTTCTCATGGTTTCCCATCCTCTTCCCCATCAAG
- the PRMT5 gene encoding protein arginine N-methyltransferase 5 isoform X1, which translates to MAAMAVGGAGGSRVSSGRDLNCVPEIADTLGAVAKQGFDFLCMPVFHPRFKREFTQEPAKNRPGPQTRSDLLLSGRVLSFLDGGSADWNTLIVGKLSPWIRPDSKVEKIRRNSEAAMLQELNFGAYLGLPAFLLPLNQEDNTNLARVLTNHIHTGHHSSMFWMRVPLVAPEDLRDDIIENAPSTHTEEYSGEEKTWMWWHNFRTLCDYSKRIAVALEIGADLPSNHVIDRWLGEPIKAAILPTSIFLTNKKGFPVLSKMHQRLIFRLLKLEVQFIITGTNHHSEKEFCSYLQYLEYLSQNRPPPNAYELFAKGYEDYLQSPLQPLMDNLESQTYEVFEKDPIKYSQYQQAIYKCLLDRVPDEEKDTNIQVLMVLGAGRGPLVNASLRAAKQADRRIKLYAVEKNPNAVVTLENWQFEEWGSQVTVVSSDMREWVAPEKADIIVSELLGSFADNELSPECLDGAQHFLKDDGVSIPGEYTSFLAPISSSKLYNEVRACREKDRDPEAQFEMPYVVRLHNFHQLSAPQPCFTFSHPNRDPMIDNNRYCTLEFPVEVNTVLHGFAGYFETVLYQDITLSIRPETHSPGMFSWFPILFPIKQPITVREGQTICVRFWRCSNSKKVWYEWAVTAPVCSAIHNPTGRSYTIGL; encoded by the exons ATGGCGGCGATGGCGGTCGGAGGTGCCGGTGGGAGCCGCGTGTCCAGCGGGAGGGACCTGAACTGCGTGCCCGAAATAGCTGACACTTTGGGGGCTGTGGCCAAGCAGGG GTTTGATTTCCTCTGCATGCCTGTCTTCCACCCGCGTTTCAAGAGGGAGTTCACTCAGGAACCTGCTAAGAATCGGCCGGGCCCCCAGACACGATCAGACCTACTGCTGTCAGGAAGGG ttttgtctttcttGGATGGGGGGAGTGCAGACTGGAATACGCTAATTGTGGGAAAGCTTTCTCCATGGATTCGTCCAGACTCAAAAGTGGAGAAGATCCGCAGGAACTCTGAGGCG GCAATGTTACAGGAGCTGAATTTTGGGGCATATTTGGGTCTTCCAGCTTTCCTGTTGCCCCTAAATCAGGAAGATAACACAAACTTGGCCAGGGTTTTGACCAACCACATCCACACTGGCCACCACTCGTCCATG TTCTGGATGCGGGTACCCTTGGTGGCTCCAGAGGACCTGAGAGATGATATAATTGAGAATGCACCAAGTACACATACAGAGGAGTATAGTGGAGAGGAGAAGACATGGATGTG GTGGCACAACTTCAGGACCTTGTGTGACTATAGCAAGAGGATTGCAGTGG CTCTTGAAATTGGGGCTGACCTCCCATCTAATCATGTCATTGATCGTTGGCTTGGGGAGCCCATCAAAGCAGCCATTCTCCCCACCAGCATTTTCCTGACCAATAAGAAGGGATTTCCTGTTCTTTCTAAGATGCACCAGAGGCTGATCTTCCGGCTTCTCAAG TTGGAAGTGCAGTTCATCATCACAGGCACCAACCACCACTCAGAGAAGGAGTTCTGCTCTTATCTCCAGTACCTGGAATACCTGAGCCAGAACCGCCCTCCACCCAATGCCTATGAACTCTTTGCCAAGGGCTATGAAGACTATCTGCAGTCTCCACTCCAG CCACTGATGGACAATCTGGAATCTCAGACTTATGAAGTGTTTGAAAAGGACCCTATCAAATATTCTCAATATCAGCAG gccATCTATAAATGTCTGTTAGATCGAGTGCCAGATGAGGAGAAGGATACCAATATCCA GGTGCTAATGGTGCTGGGAGCAGGCCGGGGTCCCCTGGTGAACGCTTCCCTGCGGGCAGCCAAGCAGGCTGACCGGCGGATAAAGCTGTATGCTGTGGAGAAGAATCCAAATGCTGTGGTGAC GCTAGAGAACTGGCAATTTGAAGAATGGGGAAGCCAGGTGACAGTAGTCTCATCGGACATGCGGGAATGGGTGGCTCCAGAGAAGGCAGACATCATCGTCAGTGAGCTTCTAGGCTCCTTCGCTGACAATGAACTGTCACCTGAGTGCCTGGATGGAGCCCAACACTTCCTAAAAG ATGATGGTGTGAGCATCCCTGGGGAGTACACCTCCTTTCTGgctcccatctcctcctccaaGTTATACAATGAGGTCAGAGCCTGTCGAGAAAAGGACCGAGACCCTGAG GCCCAGTTCGAGATGCCTTATGTGGTGCGGCTGCACAACTTCCACCAGTTGTCTGCGCCCCAGCCCTGTTTCACCTTCAGCCATCCCAATAGAG ATCCTATGATTGACAACAACCGCTACTGCACCTTGGAGTTTCCCGTGGAGGTGAATACAGTGCTACATGGCTTTGCAGGCTACTTTGAGACTGTGCTTTATCAGGACATCACCCTAA GTATCCGTCCAGAAACTCACTCTCCTGGGATGTTCTCATGGTTTCCCATCCTCTTCCCCATCAAG
- the PRMT5 gene encoding protein arginine N-methyltransferase 5 isoform X4 produces the protein MRAPNSGTKRDRLVIPERQGFDFLCMPVFHPRFKREFTQEPAKNRPGPQTRSDLLLSGRDWNTLIVGKLSPWIRPDSKVEKIRRNSEAAMLQELNFGAYLGLPAFLLPLNQEDNTNLARVLTNHIHTGHHSSMFWMRVPLVAPEDLRDDIIENAPSTHTEEYSGEEKTWMWWHNFRTLCDYSKRIAVALEIGADLPSNHVIDRWLGEPIKAAILPTSIFLTNKKGFPVLSKMHQRLIFRLLKLEVQFIITGTNHHSEKEFCSYLQYLEYLSQNRPPPNAYELFAKGYEDYLQSPLQPLMDNLESQTYEVFEKDPIKYSQYQQAIYKCLLDRVPDEEKDTNIQVLMVLGAGRGPLVNASLRAAKQADRRIKLYAVEKNPNAVVTLENWQFEEWGSQVTVVSSDMREWVAPEKADIIVSELLGSFADNELSPECLDGAQHFLKDDGVSIPGEYTSFLAPISSSKLYNEVRACREKDRDPEAQFEMPYVVRLHNFHQLSAPQPCFTFSHPNRDPMIDNNRYCTLEFPVEVNTVLHGFAGYFETVLYQDITLSIRPETHSPGMFSWFPILFPIKQPITVREGQTICVRFWRCSNSKKVWYEWAVTAPVCSAIHNPTGRSYTIGL, from the exons ATGCGGGCTCCGAACTCGGGGACGAAGAGGGACAGACTAGTCATCCCCGaaaggcaggg GTTTGATTTCCTCTGCATGCCTGTCTTCCACCCGCGTTTCAAGAGGGAGTTCACTCAGGAACCTGCTAAGAATCGGCCGGGCCCCCAGACACGATCAGACCTACTGCTGTCAGGAAGGG ACTGGAATACGCTAATTGTGGGAAAGCTTTCTCCATGGATTCGTCCAGACTCAAAAGTGGAGAAGATCCGCAGGAACTCTGAGGCG GCAATGTTACAGGAGCTGAATTTTGGGGCATATTTGGGTCTTCCAGCTTTCCTGTTGCCCCTAAATCAGGAAGATAACACAAACTTGGCCAGGGTTTTGACCAACCACATCCACACTGGCCACCACTCGTCCATG TTCTGGATGCGGGTACCCTTGGTGGCTCCAGAGGACCTGAGAGATGATATAATTGAGAATGCACCAAGTACACATACAGAGGAGTATAGTGGAGAGGAGAAGACATGGATGTG GTGGCACAACTTCAGGACCTTGTGTGACTATAGCAAGAGGATTGCAGTGG CTCTTGAAATTGGGGCTGACCTCCCATCTAATCATGTCATTGATCGTTGGCTTGGGGAGCCCATCAAAGCAGCCATTCTCCCCACCAGCATTTTCCTGACCAATAAGAAGGGATTTCCTGTTCTTTCTAAGATGCACCAGAGGCTGATCTTCCGGCTTCTCAAG TTGGAAGTGCAGTTCATCATCACAGGCACCAACCACCACTCAGAGAAGGAGTTCTGCTCTTATCTCCAGTACCTGGAATACCTGAGCCAGAACCGCCCTCCACCCAATGCCTATGAACTCTTTGCCAAGGGCTATGAAGACTATCTGCAGTCTCCACTCCAG CCACTGATGGACAATCTGGAATCTCAGACTTATGAAGTGTTTGAAAAGGACCCTATCAAATATTCTCAATATCAGCAG gccATCTATAAATGTCTGTTAGATCGAGTGCCAGATGAGGAGAAGGATACCAATATCCA GGTGCTAATGGTGCTGGGAGCAGGCCGGGGTCCCCTGGTGAACGCTTCCCTGCGGGCAGCCAAGCAGGCTGACCGGCGGATAAAGCTGTATGCTGTGGAGAAGAATCCAAATGCTGTGGTGAC GCTAGAGAACTGGCAATTTGAAGAATGGGGAAGCCAGGTGACAGTAGTCTCATCGGACATGCGGGAATGGGTGGCTCCAGAGAAGGCAGACATCATCGTCAGTGAGCTTCTAGGCTCCTTCGCTGACAATGAACTGTCACCTGAGTGCCTGGATGGAGCCCAACACTTCCTAAAAG ATGATGGTGTGAGCATCCCTGGGGAGTACACCTCCTTTCTGgctcccatctcctcctccaaGTTATACAATGAGGTCAGAGCCTGTCGAGAAAAGGACCGAGACCCTGAG GCCCAGTTCGAGATGCCTTATGTGGTGCGGCTGCACAACTTCCACCAGTTGTCTGCGCCCCAGCCCTGTTTCACCTTCAGCCATCCCAATAGAG ATCCTATGATTGACAACAACCGCTACTGCACCTTGGAGTTTCCCGTGGAGGTGAATACAGTGCTACATGGCTTTGCAGGCTACTTTGAGACTGTGCTTTATCAGGACATCACCCTAA GTATCCGTCCAGAAACTCACTCTCCTGGGATGTTCTCATGGTTTCCCATCCTCTTCCCCATCAAG